A window of the Acidobacteriota bacterium genome harbors these coding sequences:
- a CDS encoding sodium:proton antiporter, with protein MTSSSRNPILITASRLLAPFIQLFALYVIFHGHFGPGGGFQGGALLAASILMLRLSVGAERSELKFRKSWGTPVGALGAMIFAGTGLLTLLLGGRFLEYGFLPLPDLSPAELHSTGILLIEVGVSLAVMAVLVAIYDDIMEGPGGD; from the coding sequence ATGACCTCCAGTTCCAGAAATCCAATTCTGATTACCGCCAGCCGGCTACTGGCTCCCTTCATCCAGTTGTTTGCCCTCTACGTGATCTTTCACGGCCACTTCGGCCCCGGGGGAGGATTCCAGGGAGGGGCATTGCTGGCCGCCAGCATTCTGATGCTGCGGCTCTCGGTGGGTGCGGAGAGGTCGGAACTCAAATTCAGGAAATCCTGGGGCACGCCGGTGGGGGCCCTGGGAGCCATGATCTTTGCCGGCACTGGCCTGCTCACGCTCCTGCTGGGTGGCCGGTTCCTGGAATATGGCTTTTTGCCGCTTCCGGATCTGAGCCCGGCCGAGCTTCATTCCACCGGGATTCTGCTGATCGAAGTCGGAGTGAGCCTGGCCGTCATGGCGGTGCTGGTGGCCATTTATGACGACATCATGGAGGGGCCCGGTGGAGATTGA
- a CDS encoding cation:proton antiporter subunit C, producing the protein MEIEFIAGHNLYWIISLLLLVGLYGMLAKRNLVKKLVGMNIFQTSIILFYIAIASKKKATVPVIDAALGSVDPAHYINPLPHTLMLTAIVVSVATTGVGFALLISIFRRYGTLDEDSLLKRMR; encoded by the coding sequence GTGGAGATTGAGTTTATCGCGGGTCACAACCTGTACTGGATCATCTCTCTGTTGCTGCTGGTGGGGCTCTACGGGATGCTGGCCAAGCGGAACCTGGTGAAGAAACTGGTGGGCATGAATATCTTCCAGACGTCCATCATCCTGTTCTACATCGCCATCGCTTCCAAGAAGAAGGCCACCGTTCCGGTCATTGACGCCGCGTTGGGTTCGGTAGACCCTGCTCACTACATCAATCCGCTGCCGCACACCTTGATGCTGACGGCCATCGTGGTGAGCGTGGCCACCACCGGAGTGGGTTTCGCGCTGCTCATCAGCATCTTTCGGCGATACGGGACCCTGGATGAAGACTCGTTGTTGAAACGAATGAGATGA